The proteins below come from a single Roseiflexus sp. RS-1 genomic window:
- the cofE gene encoding coenzyme F420-0:L-glutamate ligase: MNDGIRIIPVRGIGDVQPGDDLASVLVGALTRNDIVLENGDVLVVTQKIVSKAEGRLVNLQTVEPSHLARMAALQGRKDAAYYEVVLRESRRIVRMDRGVLITETHHGFICANAGVDESNVAGGRFVTLLPTDPDASAARLRQALLERYNLEVAVIISDTFGRPWREGQVNVAIGAAGIAPLVDYAGQQDAYGYTLHASVIAVADELASAAELVMGKADQIPVAVVRGYRVVHSDVGARALIRAPERDLFR, encoded by the coding sequence ATGAACGATGGTATTCGTATCATCCCTGTTCGCGGCATCGGCGATGTGCAGCCTGGTGATGACCTCGCCAGCGTTCTTGTCGGTGCACTTACGCGCAACGATATCGTGTTGGAGAATGGGGATGTGCTGGTCGTTACCCAGAAGATTGTTTCTAAAGCGGAAGGTCGCCTGGTAAATCTGCAAACAGTCGAGCCGTCGCATCTGGCGCGTATGGCTGCGTTGCAGGGGCGAAAAGATGCAGCATACTACGAAGTGGTGTTGCGCGAGAGCCGACGTATTGTCAGGATGGATCGTGGTGTGCTGATTACTGAAACTCACCACGGGTTTATCTGCGCGAATGCTGGAGTCGATGAGTCGAATGTGGCGGGCGGGCGTTTTGTGACGTTGCTGCCGACCGATCCGGATGCGTCAGCGGCGCGCTTGCGTCAGGCACTGCTTGAACGCTACAATCTTGAGGTGGCAGTTATTATTTCGGATACATTTGGGCGTCCATGGCGCGAAGGGCAGGTAAATGTCGCAATTGGCGCCGCAGGCATTGCGCCACTGGTTGATTATGCAGGTCAGCAGGACGCATATGGCTATACCCTGCACGCAAGCGTCATCGCGGTAGCTGATGAGTTGGCTTCGGCTGCGGAGTTGGTGATGGGAAAGGCGGATCAGATACCTGTCGCGGTTGTGCGAGGGTATCGTGTTGTGCACTCCGATGTGGGTGCACGAGCATTGATTCGTGCGCCCGAACGCGATCTGTTTCGTTAA